The proteins below come from a single Metarhizium brunneum chromosome 1, complete sequence genomic window:
- the LYRM4 gene encoding LYR motif-containing protein 4 — translation MSLVGSLKGDMPQQVRSLYRQLLRQGEQFSAYNFREYAKRRTRDAFRENISVQDPRKVQELVQKGLKELQVMKRQTVIGQFYQLDRLVVEGGISGKDTAKDGEVVRQKEQGWN, via the exons ATGTCGCTCGTTGGCAGTTTGAAAGGTGACATGCCGCAACAAGTTCGATCTCTC TATCGCCAATTATTACGGCAGGGCGAACAATTCTCAGCATACAACTTTCGAGAGTACGCGAAGCGCCGAACGAGAGATGCTTTTCGAGAGAACATATCCGTCCAAGACCCGCGCAAAGTCCAGGAACTGGTACAGAAGGGATTGAAGGAACTTCAGGTCATGAAG CGACAAACGGTCATCGGGCAGTTCTACCAGCTGGATCGATTAGTTGTCGAGGGAGGCATTTCG GGCAAGGATACCGCAAAGGACGGCGAGGTGGTTAGGCAGAAGGAACAAGG CTGGAATTGA